From a region of the Alphaproteobacteria bacterium genome:
- a CDS encoding ComEC family competence protein, giving the protein MYCFKWIPAFAGMTRKLKAACSERFWSERDRFSLWIPVFIGIGILCYFSLKTEPSVHSSVIAGISLFSILIVFWKYQRFQFCLKLLCLIYLGFVVSQIRTAWIATPILSAEYKGVVEGNVEEIDHLEKTARLTLSDVYLRKIPKDQRPKKVRIRLLNGETNLPKPGQRVRVYGVLSAPSPPALPDGFDFQRFMYFKSVGAVGYALGHPEEAWRPGVSHFWTFFNNIREVIIKRIQASLTAERAQVAIALLTGDKNPISKDRMNDIRASGLAHLLAISGLHISLVAGLFYGAIRGGLALFPKIALRYPIKKWAIIVGFAVAVFYMFLVGASIPTQRASFMLFLIVLAILTDREAITMRLVCLAATVILVFLPESLLSPSFQMSFAAVACLVAFYENYKANQFFMESFNSFWSKSLLYVLGLWVTSFVSTLATAPFSLFHFNTVSLYGVLANMIAVPVTAFWVMPAGIVALMMMPLGFETAPLLIMGWGIDVILLTAKWVGDLPYSLLILKKMPDYGFGLVLFGGLWLILWQKKWRYAGIVPILLGFLTVMTYQIPDIVIADKGKLVGFYGPDQKLYLTTVKRDKFIADIWMKSFGLQEKHPLWTSEKHEKNHGPYLIRDGENGLVLQNQSGDEILNVNKVIDQYHQGSQMIYLKNGQIEIMTDHGLRGQRPWVF; this is encoded by the coding sequence ATGTATTGTTTTAAATGGATTCCTGCTTTCGCAGGAATGACAAGAAAACTAAAGGCCGCCTGTTCTGAACGCTTCTGGTCTGAGAGAGATCGTTTCTCACTCTGGATTCCTGTTTTTATCGGAATCGGAATTCTGTGCTATTTTTCTTTAAAAACAGAGCCTTCTGTGCACAGTTCGGTGATAGCAGGAATCTCTCTTTTTTCGATACTCATTGTGTTTTGGAAATATCAAAGATTTCAATTTTGTTTGAAGTTGCTTTGTTTGATCTATCTTGGATTTGTTGTCTCACAAATCAGAACAGCATGGATTGCAACACCTATTCTTAGTGCGGAGTACAAAGGTGTTGTGGAGGGAAATGTCGAGGAAATTGATCATCTGGAGAAAACGGCAAGACTCACCTTGTCTGATGTTTATCTCAGGAAAATCCCAAAGGATCAACGCCCGAAAAAGGTTCGCATCAGACTTTTAAATGGTGAGACAAATCTTCCAAAGCCAGGGCAGCGGGTGAGGGTCTATGGTGTGCTCTCTGCGCCATCGCCGCCCGCTTTGCCAGATGGATTTGATTTTCAGCGCTTTATGTATTTTAAATCAGTTGGGGCAGTTGGCTATGCTTTGGGTCATCCTGAAGAGGCTTGGCGTCCTGGAGTCAGCCATTTTTGGACATTTTTTAATAATATCAGAGAGGTGATTATCAAACGCATTCAGGCCTCATTAACTGCAGAGCGTGCTCAGGTCGCCATTGCTTTGCTGACAGGTGATAAGAATCCCATTTCTAAAGATCGGATGAATGACATTAGAGCCTCAGGTCTTGCTCATTTGCTTGCGATTTCGGGTCTTCATATATCACTTGTTGCAGGTCTTTTTTATGGCGCCATTCGCGGTGGCCTTGCGTTGTTTCCTAAGATTGCGCTTCGGTATCCGATTAAAAAATGGGCGATTATTGTTGGGTTTGCTGTCGCGGTTTTTTATATGTTTTTGGTTGGCGCTTCGATCCCAACTCAAAGAGCGAGTTTTATGCTTTTTTTGATTGTCCTTGCGATTTTAACGGATCGAGAAGCTATTACGATGCGCCTGGTCTGTCTGGCTGCAACCGTGATTCTGGTTTTTTTGCCTGAGAGTTTGCTGTCGCCCAGCTTTCAAATGTCTTTTGCCGCCGTTGCTTGCCTGGTGGCTTTCTATGAAAATTACAAAGCGAATCAATTTTTTATGGAGAGCTTTAATTCATTTTGGTCCAAAAGTCTTTTGTATGTCTTAGGTCTTTGGGTAACTTCATTTGTGTCAACTCTGGCAACAGCGCCTTTTTCTCTTTTTCATTTTAACACAGTGAGTCTTTATGGTGTTCTCGCCAATATGATTGCAGTTCCGGTAACAGCTTTTTGGGTGATGCCTGCTGGTATTGTTGCGCTGATGATGATGCCTCTAGGGTTTGAGACAGCGCCATTGTTGATAATGGGTTGGGGGATCGATGTGATTTTGCTGACAGCTAAATGGGTTGGAGATTTGCCTTATAGTTTGTTGATTTTAAAGAAGATGCCTGATTATGGTTTCGGCCTTGTTTTATTTGGTGGATTGTGGCTGATTTTATGGCAAAAGAAATGGCGCTATGCAGGTATTGTTCCAATTTTATTGGGTTTTTTGACTGTGATGACTTATCAAATTCCGGATATTGTGATTGCAGATAAAGGCAAGCTCGTTGGTTTCTATGGCCCAGACCAGAAGCTTTATTTAACAACAGTGAAACGCGATAAATTTATTGCGGATATTTGGATGAAAAGTTTTGGCCTTCAAGAAAAACATCCGCTTTGGACCTCGGAAAAACATGAAAAAAATCATGGGCCTTATTTGATCCGAGACGGAGAAAATGGGCTTGTTCTGCAGAATCAATCAGGTGATGAAATTTTGAATGTGAATAAGGTGATTGATCAATATCACCAAGGCAGCCAGATGATTTATTTAAAAAATGGACAGATTGAAATTATGACTGATCATGGCCTGAGAGGCCAAAGACCTTGGGTTTTTTAA
- a CDS encoding type II toxin-antitoxin system RelE/ParE family toxin, producing the protein MVNSKVIEIYEDEKGNCPFTEWLEGLKDLKVKSRIINRLMRLELGQYGDYKATSAGVKELRFHFGSGYRIYFGELNGRIIILLIGGDKGSQDKDIAKAKVYWKDVQENRDGKV; encoded by the coding sequence GTGGTAAACTCAAAGGTTATAGAGATATATGAGGATGAGAAAGGCAATTGTCCATTTACTGAGTGGCTTGAAGGTTTGAAAGATTTGAAAGTTAAAAGCAGGATAATCAATAGATTGATGCGATTAGAGTTGGGTCAGTATGGTGATTATAAAGCGACATCTGCAGGTGTTAAAGAGTTGCGGTTTCATTTTGGGTCAGGCTATAGGATTTATTTTGGAGAGCTTAATGGTAGAATTATCATTTTATTGATTGGTGGCGATAAAGGTTCTCAAGATAAAGATATTGCTAAGGCTAAGGTTTATTGGAAAGATGTGCAGGAGAATAGAGATGGCAAAGTATAA
- a CDS encoding putative addiction module antidote protein, with translation MAKYKKFRNYVVDQLKDIENARLFLETALEEYDEDRDIDAFKLALRYVAEAQGGITALAEKSGLNRQNLYKALSESGNPRLSTLGDIIHGLGFRLSIQVLPAHISKHR, from the coding sequence ATGGCAAAGTATAAGAAATTTAGAAATTATGTTGTTGATCAATTGAAAGATATTGAAAATGCTCGTCTATTTTTAGAGACGGCCTTAGAAGAGTATGATGAGGATCGTGATATTGATGCATTTAAATTAGCCCTAAGATATGTTGCAGAGGCTCAAGGTGGAATAACGGCTTTGGCAGAAAAATCAGGTTTAAATCGTCAAAATTTATATAAGGCTTTATCCGAATCTGGGAATCCGAGACTTAGTACTTTGGGTGATATTATACATGGTTTAGGCTTTAGGTTGTCTATTCAAGTGCTGCCTGCTCATATATCAAAGCATAGATGA
- the accB gene encoding acetyl-CoA carboxylase biotin carboxyl carrier protein — protein sequence MSDAKDKLKLQWNKDLIREIAEVLDETGLSEIEYEENDRRIRLVKHSLDYTYAPQPASYGAQIQVPQAAAPAAAPAVASDKAEDCLKSPMVGTAYLSAEPGAQPFVTVGQTVSQGQTVLIVEAMKVMNAIKAHKAGTIRRIDVTNGQPVEFNQTLVVIE from the coding sequence ATGAGTGATGCTAAAGACAAGCTTAAGTTGCAGTGGAATAAAGACTTAATCAGGGAAATCGCTGAAGTCCTTGATGAAACAGGTCTTTCAGAAATTGAGTACGAGGAAAATGATCGTCGTATTCGCCTTGTAAAACATTCATTAGATTATACTTATGCTCCGCAGCCAGCATCATATGGTGCACAGATTCAAGTGCCTCAAGCTGCAGCTCCTGCAGCAGCACCTGCTGTGGCTTCAGATAAAGCAGAAGATTGCCTTAAATCACCAATGGTTGGAACAGCCTATCTTTCTGCTGAACCAGGTGCTCAGCCATTTGTAACGGTTGGTCAAACAGTATCTCAAGGTCAAACAGTTCTTATTGTTGAAGCGATGAAAGTGATGAACGCGATTAAAGCTCATAAGGCTGGAACCATTCGCCGTATTGACGTTACAAACGGTCAACCAGTTGAGTTTAATCAAACACTCGTCGTGATTGAGTAA
- the accC gene encoding acetyl-CoA carboxylase biotin carboxylase subunit yields the protein MLKKILIANRSDVALRIIRTCREMGIATVAVHSVADEDSMHVRLADESVCIGPAPSRESYLNIPAILTAALITGADAIHPGIGFLAENEQFAQMVEAHGLVFIGPTPEHIRVMGDKVMAKKTAIETGIPTVPGSKGAVDTLEDAQKNAKEIGYPVLIKAAAGGGGKGMKVAETAADLEEAFRFARSEAKAAFGNDQVYMEKFLKDPKHIEVQILADSHGNVVHLGERECSVQRKHQKVVEEAPSPVITAKQRADIGKRAVDACKAIGYRGVGTMEFLYENGEFYFIEMNTRLQIEHTITEMITGVDLVREQIKVASGLPLSFKQDDIRFEGHAIECRINAENPETFFPSPGVLKNYHTPGGLGVRVDSALYSGYRIPPHYDSMIAKLITHASNREDAIHKMTRSLSEFVIEGVETIIPLHQRILHHPEFLSGEYTIKWLEKMLSETALAKSA from the coding sequence GTGCTTAAGAAAATTTTGATTGCTAACCGCTCTGATGTTGCGCTGCGCATTATTCGTACTTGTCGTGAGATGGGCATTGCAACAGTTGCTGTGCATTCAGTGGCTGATGAAGATAGTATGCATGTTCGTCTTGCAGATGAAAGTGTTTGTATTGGTCCTGCACCATCTCGTGAGAGTTACTTGAATATTCCAGCGATTTTGACAGCAGCTTTAATTACGGGTGCAGATGCAATTCACCCTGGTATTGGCTTTTTGGCTGAAAACGAACAATTTGCTCAGATGGTTGAAGCTCATGGCCTTGTGTTTATTGGTCCTACGCCAGAACATATTCGTGTGATGGGTGATAAGGTTATGGCTAAGAAAACAGCCATTGAGACAGGTATTCCAACAGTCCCAGGATCCAAAGGTGCCGTTGATACGCTTGAAGATGCTCAGAAAAATGCAAAAGAAATTGGTTACCCTGTTTTGATCAAAGCAGCAGCCGGTGGTGGTGGTAAAGGCATGAAAGTTGCTGAAACCGCAGCTGATCTTGAAGAGGCCTTTAGATTCGCCCGCTCAGAAGCTAAAGCAGCTTTTGGAAATGATCAAGTTTACATGGAAAAATTCTTGAAAGATCCAAAGCATATCGAAGTACAGATTCTTGCTGACAGTCACGGAAATGTTGTTCACTTGGGTGAACGTGAGTGTTCTGTTCAACGTAAACACCAAAAAGTTGTTGAAGAAGCGCCTTCTCCAGTCATTACAGCGAAACAAAGAGCTGACATTGGTAAAAGAGCAGTTGATGCTTGTAAAGCGATTGGCTACCGTGGTGTTGGTACTATGGAGTTTCTCTATGAAAATGGTGAGTTTTACTTCATTGAGATGAACACACGTTTGCAAATTGAACATACAATCACAGAGATGATCACAGGCGTTGATCTTGTGCGTGAGCAGATCAAGGTAGCGTCAGGTCTTCCATTGTCCTTTAAACAGGATGATATCCGCTTTGAAGGTCATGCGATTGAGTGTCGAATTAATGCTGAAAATCCTGAGACATTTTTCCCATCACCGGGTGTGCTTAAAAATTATCACACACCAGGCGGTTTAGGGGTGCGTGTTGATAGTGCTTTGTACAGTGGCTACCGGATTCCGCCTCATTACGATAGTATGATTGCAAAATTAATTACGCATGCAAGCAATCGTGAAGATGCCATCCATAAAATGACAAGATCCTTAAGTGAATTTGTGATTGAGGGCGTTGAAACGATTATTCCGCTTCATCAACGTATCTTGCATCACCCGGAGTTTTTGTCAGGCGAATATACGATTAAATGGCTTGAAAAGATGCTTTCTGAGACAGCTTTGGCAAAATCTGCATAA
- a CDS encoding DUF1467 family protein: MGLVSGIAMFLVIWWTVIFAVLPWGVRDAIGENADGLASGAPKKPQLRKKFLMTTIAASVIWLIVHALIYFQVIDIRKLAHQVVHQEQSQ, translated from the coding sequence ATGGGACTTGTATCTGGCATAGCCATGTTTTTAGTGATCTGGTGGACAGTTATCTTTGCTGTATTGCCTTGGGGTGTTCGTGATGCAATTGGAGAAAATGCAGATGGGTTGGCATCTGGCGCTCCTAAAAAGCCTCAATTGCGGAAAAAGTTTTTGATGACAACAATTGCCGCCTCTGTGATCTGGCTCATTGTACACGCCTTGATCTATTTTCAGGTGATTGATATTCGGAAGCTTGCTCATCAAGTGGTTCATCAAGAACAGAGTCAATGA
- a CDS encoding type II toxin-antitoxin system RatA family toxin, whose translation MYTYSDAKHMPYTAQQMFELVSDIESYQDFLPWCLASRITKRQKLKDRDILSADLLIGYKMFRETYTSRVELIRGEQTFQVLAQNLNGPFKEMKNHWTMIDRVEGGCNLSFDVAFEFKSFLLNQMMSVFFQEATQKMISSFEARARTLYG comes from the coding sequence ATGTATACCTATTCGGATGCAAAGCATATGCCTTATACAGCTCAGCAGATGTTTGAGTTGGTGAGCGATATCGAGAGCTATCAGGATTTTCTGCCCTGGTGCTTAGCCTCGCGCATTACAAAAAGACAAAAACTGAAGGATAGAGATATTCTGTCTGCGGATCTCTTGATTGGGTATAAGATGTTTCGTGAGACATACACATCACGTGTTGAGTTGATTAGAGGTGAGCAGACCTTTCAGGTGTTAGCGCAGAATCTGAATGGCCCCTTTAAAGAGATGAAAAACCATTGGACCATGATCGATAGGGTTGAGGGTGGATGTAATTTATCCTTTGATGTTGCCTTTGAGTTTAAGTCTTTTTTGTTGAATCAAATGATGTCTGTTTTTTTTCAAGAGGCAACGCAAAAGATGATCAGCTCTTTTGAAGCGCGGGCGAGAACTCTCTACGGTTAG
- a CDS encoding NYN domain-containing protein, translated as MIFYQEEKIAMFIDGANLYATARTLGFDIDYKRLLKIFASKGQLVRAFYYTALVEDQEYSPIRPLVDWLDYNGYTMVTKPTKEYTDISGRKKIKGNMDIELAIDVMEMCQHVDHIILFSGDGDFTRLVEAAQRRGVRVTVVSTIRSQPPMVADDLRRQADNFLDLHDLGDHIARQPSQSGDQPEEIARAEETLSRTAPVEEVAVNG; from the coding sequence ATGATATTTTACCAAGAAGAGAAGATCGCCATGTTTATAGATGGCGCAAACTTATATGCAACGGCGAGAACACTGGGATTCGACATTGATTATAAGCGTTTATTGAAAATTTTTGCATCAAAAGGACAACTCGTACGTGCATTTTATTACACTGCACTTGTCGAGGATCAAGAGTATTCACCAATTAGACCACTCGTTGATTGGCTAGACTATAACGGTTACACAATGGTAACCAAACCAACCAAAGAATACACAGATATTTCTGGTCGGAAAAAAATCAAAGGCAATATGGATATTGAACTTGCTATTGACGTTATGGAAATGTGTCAACATGTTGATCATATTATCCTTTTCTCTGGCGATGGAGATTTCACAAGGCTTGTTGAAGCAGCTCAACGCAGAGGCGTTCGTGTGACTGTTGTGAGCACAATTAGATCTCAACCGCCAATGGTTGCAGATGACTTGCGCCGTCAGGCAGATAACTTCCTTGATCTACATGATCTTGGCGATCACATTGCGCGTCAACCATCACAAAGTGGTGATCAGCCAGAAGAGATCGCAAGAGCAGAAGAAACTTTATCGAGAACAGCTCCTGTTGAAGAAGTTGCAGTGAACGGTTAA
- a CDS encoding GatB/YqeY domain-containing protein, giving the protein MSLREKIKDLMKEAMKSGQQKSVSTYRMVMAALKDRDIDARTRSMLDGIPDEEILQMLQSMIKQRRDSIDMYKKGGREDLATQEQDEINLIEDLLPAQMDEAQIQITAAAVISDIGAAGMKDMGKVMAVLKERHPGEMDFGKASQIIKTLLAG; this is encoded by the coding sequence ATGTCATTACGCGAAAAAATCAAAGATTTAATGAAGGAGGCAATGAAGAGTGGTCAACAGAAGTCTGTTTCAACTTACAGAATGGTTATGGCAGCTTTAAAAGATAGAGATATTGACGCAAGAACACGCTCAATGCTTGATGGTATTCCCGATGAAGAAATTTTACAAATGCTGCAATCAATGATCAAGCAAAGACGTGATTCAATTGACATGTATAAAAAAGGCGGCAGAGAAGATCTTGCAACCCAAGAACAAGATGAAATTAATTTGATTGAAGATTTATTGCCAGCTCAAATGGATGAGGCTCAAATTCAGATTACAGCGGCTGCTGTGATTTCTGATATTGGCGCTGCTGGTATGAAAGATATGGGAAAAGTGATGGCTGTTCTGAAAGAGCGCCACCCTGGGGAAATGGATTTCGGTAAGGCAAGCCAGATTATCAAAACACTATTGGCTGGGTAA